One Gadus chalcogrammus isolate NIFS_2021 chromosome 4, NIFS_Gcha_1.0, whole genome shotgun sequence DNA segment encodes these proteins:
- the loxa gene encoding protein-lysine 6-oxidase isoform X1, with translation MGLRIFDTLLYAYARIFVLMFLLHAVLSQNSPDARRQSSNQQSAALRQTLQWAHNGNIFSLLSQGSQYQPARQRDAANDNLQSRPVTIIRDGDAARTRELVQPSSRASAPDSGNPLPARGHGRRWLPPQVQRRVTPADDEQQQQPAGDLTRTHPHNTTKNDTNDASLPRREDMMVADDPYDPYKSTDRDNPYYNHYDAYEQPRPRSRAGYGTRYHQYGLPDLVPDPYYIQSSAYVQRVPMYNLRCAGEENCLSSSAYRGDVRDYDTRMLLRFPQRVKNQGTADFLPSRPRYSWEWHSCHQHYHSMDEFSHYELLDSSTQHSVAEGHKASFCLEDTSCDYGYYRRFACTSHTQGLSPGCYDTYNADIDCQWIDITDVKPGNFVLKVSVNPSYQVPESDYSNNVVRCDVRYTGNYAYVSGCHISPY, from the exons ATGGGATTACGCATATTTGACACGCTCCTTTACGCGTACGCGCGCATCTTTGTACTTATGTTCCTACTGCATGCTGTCCTATCTCAAAACAGTCCGGATGCAAGGAGGCAAAGCAGTAACCAACAAAGTGCGGCACTTCGGCAGACGTTACAATGGGCGCACAATGGTAATATTTTTAGCCTGCTAAGCCAGGGTTCTCAGTACCAACCGGCGCGCCAAAGGGACGCAGCTAATGACAACCTGCAATCAAGACCTGTCACCATCATTCGCGACGGAGACGCAGCGAGAACCCGAGAGCTGGTTCAGCCCTCCAGCCGCGCGTCTGCTCCGGACTCAGGCAATCCGCTCCCAGCGCGCGGACACGGACGACGCTGGCTTCCACCTCAAGTTCAACGGCGCGTGACACCAGCAGACGacgaacagcagcagcagcctgcagGCGACCTCACGAGGACGCATCCACACAACACGACCAAGAATGACACCAATGACGCGTCCCTGCCACGGAGAGAGGACATGATGGTCGCCGATGACCCTTATGACCCATACAAGTCCACCGACAGAGATAACCCATACTACAACCACTATGACGCGTACGAGCAGCCCAGACCCCGATCCAGAGCGGGATACGGCACAAGGTACCATCAGTACG GTCTCCCGGACCTTGTGCCAGACCCGTACTACATCCAGTCCTCTGCATATGTGCAGAGGGTCCCCATGTACAACCTGAGATGTGCAGGGGAAGAGAACTGCCTGTCAAG cTCCGCCTACCGCGGTGACGTCCGGGACTACGACACCCGGATGCTCCTGAGGTTCCCTCAGAGGGTGAAGAACCAGGGGACGGCTGACTTCCTGCCCAGCAGACCGCGCTACTCCTGGGAGTGGCACAGCTGCCATCA GCACTACCACAGCATGGATGAGTTCAGCCACTACGAGCTTCTGGACTCCAGCACCCAGCACTCCGTGGCCGAGGGCCACAAGGCCAGCTTCTGCCTGGAGGACACGTCCTGCGACTACGGCTATTACAGGCGCTTCGCCTGCACGTCACACACCCAG GGTCTGAGCCCGGGATGCTACGACACTTATAACGCGGACATCGACTGCCAGTGGATCGACATCACAGATGTGAAGCCTGGAAACTTTGTCCTCAAG GTCAGTGTGAATCCCAGCTATCAGGTGCCAGAGTCTGACTACAGCAACAATGTGGTGCGCTGCGACGTCCGGTACACCGGGAACTACGCCTACGTTTCCGGCTGCCACATATCTCC gtATTAG
- the snx24 gene encoding sorting nexin-24: MPPIRVSIPSFRSEISSLEKGYTVFKIDVLMNGRQHAIEKRYSEFHALHKMLKKSIKPPEVPSKHVRNWVPKVLEQRRHGLELYLQTIIMENEVLPKIFLDFLNIRHFPSVPKTESCGSFETDSDELSKLTHQPVMLYLRDPYLFPTAHDTFANVVSEGVIHGVFYPDLQPR; the protein is encoded by the exons ATGCCCCCCATCAGAGTGTCTATCCCGTCGTTCCGCTCCGAGATCAGCTCCCTGGAGAAGGGATACACG GTATTTAAAATCGATGTTTTGATGAATGGCCGACAGCATGCCATTGAGAAACGCTACAGTGAATTTCACGCCCTTCATAAAATG CTTAAGAAGAGCATCAAACCACCGGAGGTGCCCTCTAAACATGTGAGGAACTGGGTTCCTAAGGTTTTGGAGCAGAGGAGACATGGCCTGGAGCTCTATTTACAG ACTATAATCATGGAGAATGAAGTTCTTCCAAAGATATTCCTGGATTTCTTAAATATAAGGCATTTTCCCTCAGTGCCGAAAACAGAAAGCTGTGG GTCATTTGAAACCGATTCTGATGAACTGAG tAAACTAACTCACCAGCCAGTCATGCTGTACCTGAGGGACCCCTACCTTTTCCCCACCGCCCACG ATACGTTTGCGAACGTGGTGAGCGAGGGGGTCATACACGGGGTGTTTTACCCTGACCTGCAGCCCAGGTAG
- the loxa gene encoding protein-lysine 6-oxidase isoform X2, whose translation MGLRIFDTLLYAYARIFVLMFLLHAVLSQNSPDARRQSSNQQSAALRQTLQWAHNGNIFSLLSQGSQYQPARQRDAANDNLQSRPVTIIRDGDAARTRELVQPSSRASAPDSGNPLPARGHGRRWLPPQVQRRVTPADDEQQQQPAGDLTRTHPHNTTKNDTNDASLPRREDMMVADDPYDPYKSTDRDNPYYNHYDAYEQPRPRSRAGYGTRYHQYGLPDLVPDPYYIQSSAYVQRVPMYNLRCAGEENCLSSSAYRGDVRDYDTRMLLRFPQRVKNQGTADFLPSRPRYSWEWHSCHQHYHSMDEFSHYELLDSSTQHSVAEGHKASFCLEDTSCDYGYYRRFACTSHTQGLSPGCYDTYNADIDCQWIDITDVKPGNFVLKVSVNPSYQVPESDYSNNVVRCDVRYTGNYAYVSGCHISP comes from the exons ATGGGATTACGCATATTTGACACGCTCCTTTACGCGTACGCGCGCATCTTTGTACTTATGTTCCTACTGCATGCTGTCCTATCTCAAAACAGTCCGGATGCAAGGAGGCAAAGCAGTAACCAACAAAGTGCGGCACTTCGGCAGACGTTACAATGGGCGCACAATGGTAATATTTTTAGCCTGCTAAGCCAGGGTTCTCAGTACCAACCGGCGCGCCAAAGGGACGCAGCTAATGACAACCTGCAATCAAGACCTGTCACCATCATTCGCGACGGAGACGCAGCGAGAACCCGAGAGCTGGTTCAGCCCTCCAGCCGCGCGTCTGCTCCGGACTCAGGCAATCCGCTCCCAGCGCGCGGACACGGACGACGCTGGCTTCCACCTCAAGTTCAACGGCGCGTGACACCAGCAGACGacgaacagcagcagcagcctgcagGCGACCTCACGAGGACGCATCCACACAACACGACCAAGAATGACACCAATGACGCGTCCCTGCCACGGAGAGAGGACATGATGGTCGCCGATGACCCTTATGACCCATACAAGTCCACCGACAGAGATAACCCATACTACAACCACTATGACGCGTACGAGCAGCCCAGACCCCGATCCAGAGCGGGATACGGCACAAGGTACCATCAGTACG GTCTCCCGGACCTTGTGCCAGACCCGTACTACATCCAGTCCTCTGCATATGTGCAGAGGGTCCCCATGTACAACCTGAGATGTGCAGGGGAAGAGAACTGCCTGTCAAG cTCCGCCTACCGCGGTGACGTCCGGGACTACGACACCCGGATGCTCCTGAGGTTCCCTCAGAGGGTGAAGAACCAGGGGACGGCTGACTTCCTGCCCAGCAGACCGCGCTACTCCTGGGAGTGGCACAGCTGCCATCA GCACTACCACAGCATGGATGAGTTCAGCCACTACGAGCTTCTGGACTCCAGCACCCAGCACTCCGTGGCCGAGGGCCACAAGGCCAGCTTCTGCCTGGAGGACACGTCCTGCGACTACGGCTATTACAGGCGCTTCGCCTGCACGTCACACACCCAG GGTCTGAGCCCGGGATGCTACGACACTTATAACGCGGACATCGACTGCCAGTGGATCGACATCACAGATGTGAAGCCTGGAAACTTTGTCCTCAAG GTCAGTGTGAATCCCAGCTATCAGGTGCCAGAGTCTGACTACAGCAACAATGTGGTGCGCTGCGACGTCCGGTACACCGGGAACTACGCCTACGTTTCCGGCTGCCACATATCTCCGTAA